The Streptomyces achromogenes DNA segment GAGTTGCGTCGTCGGGCGGATGTCAATGGTCCGCCCGTTACGGCCGCGGCTGCGGCGGTCATGACTGTGGGGTCCCGTCCCTAGCCTGGAGGAACGATGTCCAACTCTAATCCGCTCAAAGCTGCCGCTGCGAAGCTGACCGAGGCTTTGAGCGACGGCGGTCCCGCCGAGGGTGTTCCCGGCGCTCCCTCCCCCGAACCTGTGGCGCTGGAGGAGGCCACCGAACCGCGTGAGCCGCTGCCGCCGAAGTCCGACCAGGGCGCCCCTGAAACGGTCAGCCCAACGGGCCAGCCGACCGGCGCGGAGCCCGCCCGCAAGGCCCAAAGCGGCGCCTACCTGACCACCGCGCAAGGGACCCGGCTGTACGACACCGACCACTCACTCAAGGTGGGGCCCCGGGGGCCCGTGCTATTGCAGGATCACCACCTACGCGAAAAGATCATGCACTTCGATCACGAGCGCATCCCCGAGCGTGTGGTCCATGCCCGCGGCTCCGCGGCTCACGGCGTCTTCCAGGCGTACGGCACCGCAGAGAACGTCACGCGCGCGGCGTTTCTGCGCAAGGGCACCGAGACCCCCGTCTTCGTCCGGTTCTCCACCGTGCTCGGCTCCCGCGGCTCCGCCGACACGGTGCGTGACACCCGTGGGTTCGCCACCAAGTTCTACACGGAGGAGGGGGTCTTCGACCTCGTCGGCAACAACATTCCGGTCTTCTTCATCCAGGACGCCATCAAGTTCCCCGACGTCATCCACGCGGGGAAACCGCACCCGGACCGAGAGATCCCGCAGGCGCAGAGCGCCCACGACACCTTCTGGGACTTCGTCTCGCTGCACACCGAAGCCCAGCACCACACCATGTGGAACATGTCCGACCGGGGCATCCCACGCTCTTACCGGACCATGGAGGGCTTCGGCGTCCACACGTTCCGCCTCGTCGACGCGGCGGGCGGCACGACGCTGGTGAAGTTCCACTGGAAGCCGAAGCTCGGGGTGCACTCCCAGGTGTGGGAGGAAGCCCAGATCGCAGGCGGCGTCGACCCCGACTTCCACCGCCGCGACCTCGCCGACGCGATCGAAGCCGGTGCCTACCCGCAGTGGGAGCTGGGCATCCAGACCTTCCCGGACACTCCGGAGCAGACCTTCGAGGGCATCGACCTGCTCGACCCGACCAAGATCGTCCCCGAAGAGCTAGCCCCAGTCCAGCCGATCGGCCTGCTCACGCTCAACCGCAACCCCAGCAACTTCTTCGCTGAGACAGAGCAGGTCGCCTTCCACGTGGGGCACTTGGTGCCGGGTATCGATGTCACCGATGACCCGCTGCTGGCGGGGCGGCTCTTCTCCTACCTGGACACCCAGATCACACGTCTGGCAGGACCCAACTTCAACCAGATCCCGATCAACCGACCGCACGCGCCCGTCAACGACATGCTGCGCGATGGCTTCCACCAGCAGGCCGTACACACCGGCGTAGCACCCTATAAGCCGAACTCGCTGGACGGAGGCTGCCCGTTCTTCGCCGGAGCCGACACGGGCGCCTTCGTCGAGTCACCCGTCGAGGTACCGGCCAGCCGCAAAAGCCGCGAAGCCCCCGCCAGCTTCGCCGACCACTTCAGCCAGCCACGGCTGTTCTGGCTGAGCATGTCCCCGGTCGAACGCGAGCACATCATCGCCGCCTACACCTTCGAACTCGGCAAGTGCTGGAGCAACACCATCAAGGAACGACAGCTGAAGGCGCTGGCCAACATCGACGCCGAGCTGTGCGCCCGGGTCGCACAGGGCCTCGGCCTGCCCACCCCAGAGGCCAGCCAGCCGCTCGCCGACGTGCAGCCGAGCCCCGCGCTGTCCCAGATCGGCCAGGAGTGGCCTCCGGACGGCCGCATTATCGGCATCATCACCGACGGGGCTGCGGACCCTGAGGGCGTGCGCGCACTGCGCCAGACCGTCCTTGACTCGCATATGGTCCCCTTGGTCATCGCACCCGCCGGCGGGAAAGTCGGCACAGGCGCCGAGGCGATCACCGTCCAACGGACCTTCGCCACCGCCCGCTCGGTCGAGTTCGACGCCCTCGTCCTTGCCGGCGTTCCCGCCCCGGGCGGCGACTCCTACGGCGCCCGAGACGCCAAGGCCGTAGAGCCGGGACAGAGGCAGACGGGGCTCGACCCCCGCCTGCTGTTGCTGGCCTCCGAAGCGTTCCGGCACGCCAAGGCAATCGGCGGCTGGGCGGGTGCAGAAGCCGTCCTGGAAGCGGCCGGGGTACCCGCAAGTGCCCCCGGAGTGGTACTCGCCGACAGCGGCGAAGCGGTACTGACCGAAATCATCCCGCTGCTGGCACGGCACCGGGTCTGGGACCGCTTCCCCACCACCGTCTGACCCTCCCAGCGCACCAGGGCCCTGCCTCTTCAGGCGGGGCCCTCGAGGAGGGCAGCTGACATCGTGCTCGCCGCGTGCACTGCATAGCAAAAAAGCGAATGCTGATGCCGTCACGGGGATACGTACACGGCATCAGCACTACACACAGAGTGTGGCAGGGGCTCCTCGTGCCCGAAAGGTGCCCCATGCGCCAAGCACCGCGCGCTGCCTCACCACCTCGAGGTCCGAAGTCAGCGCTGGCCGAGGTTTCGGGTTTCCTCGACCAGCGCTGTCGCCGTTCCGTGAACCGTGACCCCTATCGGCCGATGACAAGTGACCCCTTCCGTGATCAAGTGATCAGTCTGGCTCCGTGGGAGTCAGGTGGAAAAGGTGATCGGCGTGGAGGACTGGGCTGAGATCCGGCGGCTCCACCGTGCGGAGGGCATGTCGATCAAGGGGATCGGCGGACCCGGTCTCCTGGACGGAGTATCTGCCCGGCGAGCTGGCGCGGTGCGGCTGGTGTGCGGTGCCTGCGCGGCCTGGACCGAGGCACCGCAGGCGCAGGAGTTGCAGCATCGCCTGGCGTCGGAATACAGGACCGACGCGGCCCGTACCCAGCGCACCCGGTCCGGGTCGACGCCCGGCTCGAGACACGTGTCGACGCGCGTGGGCCACTGCTCGTGCCCGCCGTACGGGGTACGGCCGCCCCACTGCTGCGCGATCCGGTCCACTGAAAGCATCCATGCCCGTTTTCCCGCGCCGACACCAATTGACGCCCTGCCCCCTGGCACCCCCCGGGCCCCGCTCGCGTAACGGTCGCGGGTACTGACTGCCTTCAGTCGCCCTGGCGATGTCGTGGGGGGGACCGTCTGCGGGTACTCGGGCTGTGAACGGCGGTGAAGAGCACCGCCCGCACCTGGAGGGATGTCCCATGACCCAGCATGTCAGCGACGTCATGACGAGCGCCCTGGTGACCGTCGAGCCGCAGGCCTCGGTGACGGCCGTGGCCCGGATGATGCGGGACGAGAACATCGGCGCCGTTCTCGTCACCGACGGCGAGCATCTGCGTGGCCTGGTCAGCGACCGCGACCTGGTGGTGCGCGCGCTGGCCGAGGGTGGCGACCCGAACGACATGACGGTGGCCGGCGCGTGCAGCGAGGATCTCGTCACGGTAGGACCCGACGACGATCTGACTCTCGCGGTCGAAGTGATGCGTGAGCATTCCGTCCGCCGAGTCCCGGTGGTCGACGAAGAGCAGCACCCGGTGGGCATCGTCTCCCTTGGCGACCTGGCCATCGAGCGCGACTCCGAGTCGGCTCTCGGCGACATCAGTGCCGCGCGGTCCAACCAGTAGGCCCGACGATCGGCAAGCCCGAAAGGAGTGTCCGCCATGACCACTCCTGATCCCGACCCCCGGCAGACTCCGGGAGTCGGGCCAGGCGGCGATGTGGCACCCGGTGAAACGCCACCCGCCGAAGGAGGCACCTACGGCATCTCCCATCCAGTGCCCGAACTGCGCAAGGGGTGGGGGCCTATGCCGCTCACCCTGATCATGATCGTTGTGGCGCTGATAGCGATCGGGCTGATCGCCATGGTGGTGGCCCTGATCGCATAAGCGGCCCCGAGGTCAGCACCGCATAGCCGACGCCACTGCTGGCCGGTGCTTCCGCCCCGCCTGCCCAGGGGGCGGCTGCGGACCGCACCGCTGCACGCGGGTGCGGCCCGCGCTCTCTCCGTCAGCCCTCAGCTGACAGCCGGGCCGGCTTCCTCGGTACCGGACAGTTCGGCCAAGAACCGATGACAGCGAGCCGCGCGTTCCGAATCCTGCTCCATCACGGTGCGGAAGAACTCGGCGATCTCCTTCTTCCCCGCGTTCTCCGCGTCGCGCACATACTGACCGCAATCGTGTCCAGCCTTCAAAGAGTGGTACTGAACGGATACGAGGTCGTACACGACGTCACTGAATCCCGTTTCACCCGTCGCCATAAGTCCTCCTTGCGCAAAAAGGGACCAATTACCGTATATCCCCACCTCGGCGACTGAAACGAACTACCGCCGGTTCCACCAGGCGCGCGGCCGAGGCCCACGGACAGGCCCCTCGCCGGTGCCGGCGCAGCACCATGCGGGCATGGCCACCGAGAGCTGGGGCAGACGGGCGCGTGTATGACGCACGCGAAGAGCGATGACCAGGGTGGCTCCCGATGCTCATGGCACACCCGGCCGCACCGTCGCACTGCGCAAGTTCGGCTTGCGCGCACATGCCTTCATCGTGCTGGCGGCCCCCCTTCCGGCGCCACGCCTGGCGGGCGGAACGGGGTGCGCCGACGCGGCGGGGATGTCGTCGGACGTCGGCTGGACGAAGTGATGACCGTTACTTGCCGATGGTTTTGCGTCCATGCGCCGCAGCACGGGAAGACGGCTCACATGACAGTGAACGAATTTCCGCGCGGCGCGGCCCTCCTCGCAGACCCCCTGCGCAACAAAGGCACCGCTTTCAGCCTCCGGGAGCGGGCCGACCATGGTCTGGACGGGCTGCTTCCGGCCGCCGTGGAGACGCTCGACGAACAGGCCGACCGCGCGTACGAGGCGTTCCGCGGCTATGACAAGCCGCTGAACCGGCACATCTATCTGCGCCAGTTGCAGGACACCAACGAAATCCTCTTCCACCGCCTGGTCACCCGGCACCTGGAGGAGATGCTGCCCGTCGTCTACACGCCGACCGTCGGCGAGGCGTGCCGGCGCTTCAGCGAGATCTACCGCCGCCCGCGCGGGCTGTTCCTGTCCTACGAGGACCGGCACCGCTTCCGGGAGATCCTGCGCAACCGCCCCCACCCGGACGTGGATGTCATCGTCGTCACCGACGGGCAGCGCATCCTGGGTCTGGGTGACCAGGGCGTCGGCGGCATGGGCATCCCGATCGGCAAGCTCAGCCTCTACACCGCCATCGGCGGCATCCACCCGGCCCGTACGCTGCCGATCCTGCTGGACGCCGGGACCGACAACGAGGAACTGCTGGCCGACCCGCACTACCTGGGCCGCCGCGAGCGTCGTGTCACGGGCTCCGCGTACGACGAGCTGGTGGAGTCGCTGGTGGCGGCCGTGGAGGCAGAACTGCCCGGCACCCTGCTGCAGTGGGAGGACTTCGCGACCGCCCACGCCCGCCCGATCCTCACCCGCTACCAGGACCGGCTGCTGACCTTCAACGACGACATCCAGGGCACGGCAGCCGTCGCCCTCGGGGCGCTGACCACGGCCACCACGGTCGCGGGCACCCGCCTGACCGACCAGCGGATCGTGATCCTCGGAGCCGGGTCCGCGGCGGTCGGGGTGGCCGACATGATCCGAACGGCGATGACGGACGAGGGCCTGTCGCCGGACGAGGCCCGCTCACGCTTCTGGTTCGTGGACGTCGACGGGCTGCTGACCGCCTCCCGCAACGGGCTCAGTGAGGAACAGCGCGTCTACGCCCGCGACGACGAGCAGGAGTCGTACGGACTAGCCGAGGTGGTCCGGCGGACGGAGCCGACCGTGTTGATCGGCCTGTCCACCGCGAAGAACGCCTTCACCGAGGACATCGTCCGGCAGATGGCGTCCGCCTGCGAGCGGCCGGTGATCTTCCCGCTGTCCAAC contains these protein-coding regions:
- a CDS encoding NAD-dependent malic enzyme is translated as MTVNEFPRGAALLADPLRNKGTAFSLRERADHGLDGLLPAAVETLDEQADRAYEAFRGYDKPLNRHIYLRQLQDTNEILFHRLVTRHLEEMLPVVYTPTVGEACRRFSEIYRRPRGLFLSYEDRHRFREILRNRPHPDVDVIVVTDGQRILGLGDQGVGGMGIPIGKLSLYTAIGGIHPARTLPILLDAGTDNEELLADPHYLGRRERRVTGSAYDELVESLVAAVEAELPGTLLQWEDFATAHARPILTRYQDRLLTFNDDIQGTAAVALGALTTATTVAGTRLTDQRIVILGAGSAAVGVADMIRTAMTDEGLSPDEARSRFWFVDVDGLLTASRNGLSEEQRVYARDDEQESYGLAEVVRRTEPTVLIGLSTAKNAFTEDIVRQMASACERPVIFPLSNPTSHAEADPADLARWTNGKVLVATGSPFPPLKTDGREVPVAQANNVYVFPAIGLAVTAARATRVTDRMMVAAARAVGRCAARSATDDAVPAPLLPPLGEMRDAAREIAVAAGMAAVEDGVAPHATEDELRAAVERAQWTPQYER
- a CDS encoding DUF6480 family protein, whose product is MTTPDPDPRQTPGVGPGGDVAPGETPPAEGGTYGISHPVPELRKGWGPMPLTLIMIVVALIAIGLIAMVVALIA
- a CDS encoding CBS domain-containing protein, yielding MTQHVSDVMTSALVTVEPQASVTAVARMMRDENIGAVLVTDGEHLRGLVSDRDLVVRALAEGGDPNDMTVAGACSEDLVTVGPDDDLTLAVEVMREHSVRRVPVVDEEQHPVGIVSLGDLAIERDSESALGDISAARSNQ
- a CDS encoding catalase produces the protein MSNSNPLKAAAAKLTEALSDGGPAEGVPGAPSPEPVALEEATEPREPLPPKSDQGAPETVSPTGQPTGAEPARKAQSGAYLTTAQGTRLYDTDHSLKVGPRGPVLLQDHHLREKIMHFDHERIPERVVHARGSAAHGVFQAYGTAENVTRAAFLRKGTETPVFVRFSTVLGSRGSADTVRDTRGFATKFYTEEGVFDLVGNNIPVFFIQDAIKFPDVIHAGKPHPDREIPQAQSAHDTFWDFVSLHTEAQHHTMWNMSDRGIPRSYRTMEGFGVHTFRLVDAAGGTTLVKFHWKPKLGVHSQVWEEAQIAGGVDPDFHRRDLADAIEAGAYPQWELGIQTFPDTPEQTFEGIDLLDPTKIVPEELAPVQPIGLLTLNRNPSNFFAETEQVAFHVGHLVPGIDVTDDPLLAGRLFSYLDTQITRLAGPNFNQIPINRPHAPVNDMLRDGFHQQAVHTGVAPYKPNSLDGGCPFFAGADTGAFVESPVEVPASRKSREAPASFADHFSQPRLFWLSMSPVEREHIIAAYTFELGKCWSNTIKERQLKALANIDAELCARVAQGLGLPTPEASQPLADVQPSPALSQIGQEWPPDGRIIGIITDGAADPEGVRALRQTVLDSHMVPLVIAPAGGKVGTGAEAITVQRTFATARSVEFDALVLAGVPAPGGDSYGARDAKAVEPGQRQTGLDPRLLLLASEAFRHAKAIGGWAGAEAVLEAAGVPASAPGVVLADSGEAVLTEIIPLLARHRVWDRFPTTV
- a CDS encoding acyl carrier protein, producing MATGETGFSDVVYDLVSVQYHSLKAGHDCGQYVRDAENAGKKEIAEFFRTVMEQDSERAARCHRFLAELSGTEEAGPAVS